The following proteins are encoded in a genomic region of Bubalus kerabau isolate K-KA32 ecotype Philippines breed swamp buffalo chromosome 15, PCC_UOA_SB_1v2, whole genome shotgun sequence:
- the FUT4 gene encoding alpha-(1,3)-fucosyltransferase 4, giving the protein MRARWGRRGARRGGPGLPGTHLALLAASLLSTAVAIYVCWKQLPPLPWASPSPPRPVNVLLWWEPFRGRHNPRRPPPDCQRRFNISGCVLHTDRAAYEEAQAVLFHHRDLVKGPPDWPPPWSVQMPPEEERKGLVMDDEGQEAEAETSAALGSRPPGQRWVWMNFESPSHSPGLQGLAGNIFNWTLSYRADSDIFVPYGYLYPRTHPSEQPPGLVPPLARKQGLVAWVVSNWDERQARVRYYRQLSQYVTVDVFGKGGPGQPLPDAELVHTVARYKFYLAFENSQHLDYITEKLWRNAFLAGAVPIVLGPNRTNYERFVPSNAFIHVDDFPSASSLAAHLQFLDRNPTVYRGYFRWRRSHAVHVTSFWDEPWCLACQAVQKAGNQRKSVPNLAGWFQQ; this is encoded by the coding sequence ATGCGTGCGCGCTGGGGCCGGCGGGGCGCCCGGCGCGGAGGTCCGGGGCTGCCCGGCACCCACTTGGCCCTGCTGGCCGCCAGCCTGCTGTCCACCGCGGTGGCCATCTACGTTTGCTGGAAGCAGCTGCCGCCTCTGCCCTGGGCCTCCCCCAGCCCGCCGCGGCCGGTGAACGTGCTGCTGTGGTGGGAGCCCTTCAGGGGCCGACACAACCCCCGCAGGCCGCCCCCCGACTGCCAGCGGCGCTTCAACATCAGCGGCTGCGTCTTGCACACGGATCGCGCGGCCTACGAGGAGGCCCAGGCGGTGCTCTTCCACCACCGAGACCTGGTGAAAGGACCCCCAGACTGGCCCCCGCCCTGGAGCGTCCAGATGCCCCCGGAGGAGGAGCGGAAAGGGCTGGTGATGGACGACGAGGGGCAAGAGGCTGAGGCCGAAACCTCGGCCGCCTTGGGCTCCCGGCCCCCGGGCCAGCGCTGGGTGTGGATGAACTTCGAGTCGCCCTCCCACTCCCCAGGGTTGCAGGGCCTGGCAGGTAACATCTTCAACTGGACGCTCTCCTACAGGGCCGACTCGGACATCTTCGTGCCTTACGGCTACCTCTACCCCAGGACCCATCCCAGCGAGCAGCCGCCGGGGCTGGTCCCACCGCTGGCCCGGAAGCAGGGGCTGGTGGCCTGGGTGGTGAGCAATTGGGACGAGCGCCAGGCGCGTGTGCGCTACTACCGCCAGCTGAGTCAGTACGTGACCGTGGACGTGTTCGGCAAGGGCGGGCCCGGGCAGCCGCTGCCCGACGCGGAGCTCGTGCACACGGTGGCCCGCTACAAGTTCTACCTGGCCTTCGAGAACTCGCAGCACCTGGATTATATCACCGAGAAGCTGTGGCGCAACGCCTTCCTGGCCGGGGCCGTGCCGATCGTGCTGGGCCCCAACCGTACCAATTACGAGCGCTTCGTGCCCTCTAATGCCTTCATCCACGTGGACGACTTCccttctgcctcctccctggCCGCCCACCTGCAGTTCCTGGACCGCAACCCGACTGTCTATCGCGGCTACTTCAGGTGGCGCCGGAGCCATGCCGTGCATGTCACCTCCTTCTGGGACGAGCCCTGGTGCCTGGCCTGCCAGGCTGTGCAGAAGGCTGGGAACCAACGCAAGAGCGTCCCCAACTTGGCTGGCTGGTTTCAACAGTGA